The proteins below are encoded in one region of Sander vitreus isolate 19-12246 chromosome 24, sanVit1, whole genome shotgun sequence:
- the LOC144512672 gene encoding B- and T-lymphocyte attenuator-like: MTGGFLSVPIMRPYHRWTILHVSILAGLLLILNADSNDSTCDIEIRVHRGMVHEALPGEDLRINCPVAFCNNSPPTVSWYKYETAIASVPVDVSSSSHIKTEWTLLKPLEGISYLIFQKILRNDSGEYRCRTGGGVSHSINVSVDGYGERNVTRNDTKGSFLDPEPREDLWMYMYFAAGIVSFVIIVIILSVVSMRGCTGKPKKELQTENQYMAIPMVEQPFPHASIQLSPRGTPSAPPSRRSTRRITSPSQPNELPTARDNEEEGSSIVYAALNHQLPAGAAARPPQRRQEETSEYAAIRVKDPSPNINYF; the protein is encoded by the exons ATGACTGGAGGTTTTCTGAGTGTTCCCATCATGAGGCCTTACCACCGCTGGACCATCCTGCATGTGTCCATCTTGGCAGGGCTGCTTCTCATCTTAAATGCTGACA GTAATGATTCAACTTGCGACATAGAAATTAGAGTACATCGCGGCATGGTTCATGAAGCTCTCCCTGGGGAAGACCTTCGGATTAACTGCCCAGTTGCTTTCTGCAACAATTCCCCACCGACAGTCTCCTGGTATAAATATGAGACAGCTATTGCATCTGTCCCTGTtgatgtcagcagcagcagtcacatTAAAACAGAGTGGACACTTTTAAAGCCTTTAGAAGGGATATCGTATTTGATCTTCCAAAAAATACTCAGAAACGACTCGGGTGAGTATCGGTGTCGAACAGGAGGCGGTGTGAGTCATAGCATCAACGTCTCTGTCGATG GATATGGTGAGCGTAATGTTACACGGAATGACACAA AAGGAAGTTTTTTGGATCCTGAACCCAGAGAAGATCTATGGATGTACATGTACTTTGCAGCTGGGATTGTGTCATTTGTCATCATAGTGATCATTTTATCCGTTGTATCAATGCGAGGGTGTACAG GGAAGCCAAAGAAAGAGTTGCAAACTGAAAATCAG TACATGGCGATCCCCATGGTCGAGCAACCCTTCCCACATGCCAGCATCCAGCTCTCGCCAAGAGGAACCCCCTCTGCGCCGCCATCTCGGAGGTCCACCCGGAGGATTACATCGCCCTCACAACCCAATGAGCTGCCAACAGCAAGAGACAATGAGGAAGAGGGGAGTTCTATTGTGTATGCTGCTCTCAACCATCAGCTTCCAGCGGGGGCTGCTGCTCGGCCGCCACAGAGACGACAGGAGGAGACTTCAGAGTATGCGGCTATCCGTGTTAAAGACCCATCACCCAATATAAATTACTTCTAA
- the LOC144512673 gene encoding uncharacterized protein LOC144512673 isoform X4, which produces MRLNYCLTILHVSILAALFLTLDADSEVSNCKVEIKVGSTVYEALLGEDLRINCTVAFCNNSQPTVSWYKVGETKRVPVKGCSHIKTECKLVKHLEGISFLVFEKIRTSDSGVYQCKVGCSMSLEISVSVHESPEDTFWPYVYRGVGLMVFVLIMLTLCVATRCWCKGESRHTPDLSCQPSHDALPPTHIYEND; this is translated from the exons ATGAGACTTAACTACTGCCTGACCATCCTTCATGTGTCCATCTTAGCGGCTCTCTTCCTCACTTTGGATGCTGATA GTGAAGTTTCAAATTGTAAAGTTGAAATTAAAGTAGGCAGCACGGTTTATGAAGCTCTCCTTGGAGAAGACCTTCGGATTAACTGCACAGTTGCTTTTTGCAACAATTCACAACCGACAGTCTCCTGGTATAAAGTTGGGGAAACTAAACGTGTCCCTGTCAAAGGCTGCAGTCACATTAAAACAGAGTGTAAACTTGTAAAGCATTTAGAAGGGATATCGTTTTTGGTCTTTGAAAAAATACGCACAAGTGACTCAGGTGTGTATCAGTGTAAAGTGGGATGCAGTATGAGTCTTGAGATCAGCGTCTCTGTCCATG AGAGCCCAGAAGACACTTTCTGGCCATATGTGTACCGTGGTGTCGGACTCATGGTGTTTGTCCTCATAATGCTAACTTTATGTGTTGCAACAAGATGCTGGTGTAAAG GAGAATCCAGGCACACACCAGATCTGAGCTGCCAGCCCTCTCATGATGCATTGCCTCCCACTCATATCTATGAAAACGATTAG
- the LOC144512673 gene encoding B- and T-lymphocyte attenuator-like isoform X3: MRLNYCLTILHVSILAALFLTLDADSNDSTCDIEIRVHRGMVHEALPGEDLRINCPVAFCNNSPPTVSWYKYETAIASVPVDVSSSSHIKIEWTLVKPLEGISYLIFQKILRNDAGEYRCQTGDSVSHSINVSVDESTEEIFWPYVYRVVGIMAFVIIVLTVWVASRCGCKGESRDTPDLSSQPSHDALTTTTIYTSV; encoded by the exons ATGAGACTTAACTACTGCCTGACCATCCTTCATGTGTCCATCTTAGCGGCTCTCTTCCTCACTTTGGATGCTGATA GTAATGATTCAACTTGCGACATAGAAATTAGAGTACATCGCGGCATGGTTCATGAAGCTCTCCCTGGGGAAGACCTTCGGATTAACTGCCCAGTTGCTTTCTGCAACAATTCCCCACCGACAGTCTCCTGGTATAAATATGAGACAGCTATTGCATCTGTCCCTGTtgatgtcagcagcagcagtcacatTAAAATAGAGTGGACACTTGTAAAGCCTTTAGAAGGGATATCGTATTTGATCTTCCAAAAAATACTCAGAAACGACGCAGGTGAGTATCGGTGTCAAACAGGAGACAGTGTGAGTCATAGCATCAACGTCTCTGTCGATG AGAGCACAGAAGAGATTTTCTGGCCATATGTGTACCGTGTTGTTGGAATCATGGCGTTTGTCATCATAGTGCTAACTGTATGGGTTGCTTCAAGATGTGGGTGTAAAG GAGAATCCAGGGACACACCAGATCTGAGCAGCCAGCCCTCCCATGATGCATTGACTACCACCACTATCTATACAAGTGTTTAG
- the LOC144512673 gene encoding uncharacterized protein LOC144512673 isoform X1, whose product MRLNYCLTILHVSILAALFLTLDADSNDSTCDIEIRVHRGMVHEALPGEDLRINCPVAFCNNSPPTVSWYKYETAIASVPVDVSSSSHIKIEWTLVKPLEGISYLIFQKILRNDAGEYRCQTGDSVSHSINVSVDGYGERNVTRNDTKSTEEIFWPYVYRVVGIMAFVIIVLTVWVASRCGCKGESRDTPDLSSQPSHDALTTTTIYTSV is encoded by the exons ATGAGACTTAACTACTGCCTGACCATCCTTCATGTGTCCATCTTAGCGGCTCTCTTCCTCACTTTGGATGCTGATA GTAATGATTCAACTTGCGACATAGAAATTAGAGTACATCGCGGCATGGTTCATGAAGCTCTCCCTGGGGAAGACCTTCGGATTAACTGCCCAGTTGCTTTCTGCAACAATTCCCCACCGACAGTCTCCTGGTATAAATATGAGACAGCTATTGCATCTGTCCCTGTtgatgtcagcagcagcagtcacatTAAAATAGAGTGGACACTTGTAAAGCCTTTAGAAGGGATATCGTATTTGATCTTCCAAAAAATACTCAGAAACGACGCAGGTGAGTATCGGTGTCAAACAGGAGACAGTGTGAGTCATAGCATCAACGTCTCTGTCGATG GATATGGTGAGCGTAATGTTACACGGAATGACACAA AGAGCACAGAAGAGATTTTCTGGCCATATGTGTACCGTGTTGTTGGAATCATGGCGTTTGTCATCATAGTGCTAACTGTATGGGTTGCTTCAAGATGTGGGTGTAAAG GAGAATCCAGGGACACACCAGATCTGAGCAGCCAGCCCTCCCATGATGCATTGACTACCACCACTATCTATACAAGTGTTTAG
- the LOC144512673 gene encoding uncharacterized protein LOC144512673 isoform X2, whose protein sequence is MRLNYCLTIHVSILAALFLTLDADSNDSTCDIEIRVHRGMVHEALPGEDLRINCPVAFCNNSPPTVSWYKYETAIASVPVDVSSSSHIKIEWTLVKPLEGISYLIFQKILRNDAGEYRCQTGDSVSHSINVSVDGYGERNVTRNDTKSTEEIFWPYVYRVVGIMAFVIIVLTVWVASRCGCKGESRDTPDLSSQPSHDALTTTTIYTSV, encoded by the exons ATGAGACTTAACTACTGCCTGACCATCCATGTGTCCATCTTAGCGGCGCTCTTCCTCACTTTGGATGCTGATA GTAATGATTCAACTTGCGACATAGAAATTAGAGTACATCGCGGCATGGTTCATGAAGCTCTCCCTGGGGAAGACCTTCGGATTAACTGCCCAGTTGCTTTCTGCAACAATTCCCCACCGACAGTCTCCTGGTATAAATATGAGACAGCTATTGCATCTGTCCCTGTtgatgtcagcagcagcagtcacatTAAAATAGAGTGGACACTTGTAAAGCCTTTAGAAGGGATATCGTATTTGATCTTCCAAAAAATACTCAGAAACGACGCAGGTGAGTATCGGTGTCAAACAGGAGACAGTGTGAGTCATAGCATCAACGTCTCTGTCGATG GATATGGTGAGCGTAATGTTACACGGAATGACACAA AGAGCACAGAAGAGATTTTCTGGCCATATGTGTACCGTGTTGTTGGAATCATGGCGTTTGTCATCATAGTGCTAACTGTATGGGTTGCTTCAAGATGTGGGTGTAAAG GAGAATCCAGGGACACACCAGATCTGAGCAGCCAGCCCTCCCATGATGCATTGACTACCACCACTATCTATACAAGTGTTTAG